Genomic window (Streptomyces sp. NBC_00078):
GCAGCGAGGGCTGCATCACCGTGGAGGTGAAGTCGGGCCGCGAGTCGCGGTCCATGAACTGGGTGAGGCTCTTGGCCTCACTGATCATCGTGTACGCCTTCTTCTGCAGCGCACTGTAGGAGGAGGTGTCGGCCTTGCTGGAGGCGGCCACCACGCTCGGGTCGGACTTGAGGTAGATCGCCTCGGCCTCCGGGGTGCCCAGGTACTCCAGCAGCTTGGTGACGCCCGTCTTGTTCTTCGGGGCCTTGGAGACCATGAAGCCGTCGGTCGGCGCCTCCACGGTGTCCTGCCCGTACGCGGAGTTGATCTCCGGGAAGGGGAAGAAGTCGAGGTCGTCCGCGTCGGCCTTGTTGGTGAACTGCTGCGCCACGAAGCTGCCCAGCACGTACATGCCCGACTTCTTGGCCACCAGACCCTGGGCCGCGTCCTGCCAGGTGCGGCCCATGAAGCCGTCCTGGTGGTAGGGCAGCAGCTCCGCCCAGTGGTCGAAGACGGCCTTGACCTTCGCGTCGGTCCACGACTCCTTGCCCGCCATCAGGGACTTGTGGAAGTCGTAGCCGTTGAGGCGGAAGTTGATCTGGTCGAAGGTGCCCATCGCGGGCCAGGCGTCCTTGTCACCGAACGCGATCGGGACCAGGCCGTCCTTCTTCATCTGCTTGCACAGCGACACCAGTTGGTCCCAGGTGGTGGGGACCTTGTAGCCGTGCTGCGTGAAGACGCTCTTGCGGTAGAAGACCGCCCACGGGTACGTGTACAGCGGCACGAAGTAGTACTTGCCGTCCTCGCCCTTGCTCAACTGCTTCATCGCGTCGGGGAAGTCGCCCCCGATCTTCGTCCACACGTCGTCGATCGGGCTCGCGAGCTTCTTCGCGGCGAAGAACTGCATGCGGTACCCGGCGAACCAGGTGAAAACGTCGTCCGGCGTGCCCTGCAGATACGAGTTGATCTGCTCCTGGAAGGTGTTGTGGTCCTTGGTGTTGACGTCGACCTTGATGCCGGACTGCTTGGTGAACGCCTCATAGATCTGGGCGAACGCCTTCTTCGGCACCGCGTCCGAGGAGTTGGAGCCGAGGCTGACGGTCTTGGGATCCGACGAGGACCCACTGCTGCCGCAGGCGCTCAGCAGCGGTATGCCGGCCCCCGCGAGCAGGGCGGCGCCACCCACACCGCGCAGCAGACCGCGGCGGCTGGGGGAGGGGAGAGAAAGACCCGAGGGCGGGACGTCCATGTACGGCTCCTGACGGCAGGGGTTCGGCCACAACTAGGCCATGTCGAAAAAAAGTCGAAACCGACCAGAAATCAACTCGACCGAACATCGTGGCGCTTATATCAGCCGTTTGTCCGGTCATGCGTCAAGAGCCGCAAGGCACCTTTGTGGAAATGTGACCGACACGTTCTGATCGTTTCCGTCCGAGAGGTCGAACGATGCCGCCCGAAAATAGCAGGAATGTCGGTTCTGCTCGCGGCGCTAGCCGACGATCCGGACCGGCTTCGTCCCGCTGACCTGGTCGATCTCGGATGTCCGGATCGTTACTTTCATGGTCCAGGTTCCCGCTATGGGGAGTGTGACCGAGTTCGTCCCCCAGTAGCCGCCCTGATCGGTCAGCTTGGCGTCGAGCGGGCCGATCTTCTGGGCCGGGAGGGTGAAGGAGAGCCGGAGTTCGGGGACGGAGACGATGCCGCCGTCGGGGCCGAAGACCACCGCCTGCACGGTGTTGTCGCCGACCCGGCCCGCGTCCAGGGTGATCTGCACCGTGCCGTGCGCACCCGGGGTGCCGAGGTCGAAGGGGACCGTCGTGACCGACGCGACGGGCAGCCCGCCGGCCGTCACGGACGCCTGCCCCGCCTCGGCCGCCGCGCGGCCCGGCAGCGTGCCGCCGAGGACCGTCGTGATCACCAGCACCACGACGCCGACGGCGACCTCGGCCAGGACGGAGCGGCGAAGGCCGCGGCGGCTCGAACCCCCGGCCGCGGGAAGGGCCGGTTCCTCGGGCGCGGCCGCCGCCGGCCCGCCGACCCGTTCCGGCACCCGTTCGGACACCCGTTCCCGTACGACCGTCTCCGCCCCGGAAGCGACCAGCCGCGCCGTCCACCGCCGCGAGACCCCGGCGGCCACCAGCAGCAGCGCCACCGCGGCCAGCTTGGCGACCAGCAGACGCCCGTACGTGGTCCCGGTGAGCGCGTCCCACGAACCGAGGCCCCGCCAGGACTGGTAGAGGCCGGTGACGGCCAGGACGGTCACGGACGCGAAGGCGAGGCGGGAGAAGCGGGCCACGGCGGCCGCGGGGACCTCCGTGCGGTGGAGCGAGATCAGCAGGGCCGTGAGACCGCCCAGCCAGACGGCCATCGCCAGCAGGTGCAGCACCGTGGACGCCATCGCCACCGGCACCTGGATGCCCGCGGAGGCGTGCTCGGCGGCGGCCCAGGTGAGGGCGA
Coding sequences:
- a CDS encoding copper resistance CopC/CopD family protein, whose translation is MLLGAVLVLLVLGAAGPASAHAALRSTDPRDGTVLKSAPRHITLTFTESVSLLDDSFRVLDPDNQRVRTGEAQHAPGSSDTARVSLPGKLAQGTYVVAWRVVSADSHPVGGAFTFSVGKASATVAPAGTGPVENPATAGLYNIARYLAYLAVALVLGTAAFVALCRPTDRGPLRRPLVAGWWTLLGATLALLVLRAPYETGTGPATAFDASAFTRTLTGRPGLALLARIALLLIAAVVAPRLRARAARPRPLLAGGALFAVALALTWAAAEHASAGIQVPVAMASTVLHLLAMAVWLGGLTALLISLHRTEVPAAAVARFSRLAFASVTVLAVTGLYQSWRGLGSWDALTGTTYGRLLVAKLAAVALLLVAAGVSRRWTARLVASGAETVVRERVSERVPERVGGPAAAAPEEPALPAAGGSSRRGLRRSVLAEVAVGVVVLVITTVLGGTLPGRAAAEAGQASVTAGGLPVASVTTVPFDLGTPGAHGTVQITLDAGRVGDNTVQAVVFGPDGGIVSVPELRLSFTLPAQKIGPLDAKLTDQGGYWGTNSVTLPIAGTWTMKVTIRTSEIDQVSGTKPVRIVG
- a CDS encoding ABC transporter substrate-binding protein codes for the protein MDVPPSGLSLPSPSRRGLLRGVGGAALLAGAGIPLLSACGSSGSSSDPKTVSLGSNSSDAVPKKAFAQIYEAFTKQSGIKVDVNTKDHNTFQEQINSYLQGTPDDVFTWFAGYRMQFFAAKKLASPIDDVWTKIGGDFPDAMKQLSKGEDGKYYFVPLYTYPWAVFYRKSVFTQHGYKVPTTWDQLVSLCKQMKKDGLVPIAFGDKDAWPAMGTFDQINFRLNGYDFHKSLMAGKESWTDAKVKAVFDHWAELLPYHQDGFMGRTWQDAAQGLVAKKSGMYVLGSFVAQQFTNKADADDLDFFPFPEINSAYGQDTVEAPTDGFMVSKAPKNKTGVTKLLEYLGTPEAEAIYLKSDPSVVAASSKADTSSYSALQKKAYTMISEAKSLTQFMDRDSRPDFTSTVMQPSLQKFLQNPKGVDSLLASIERQKKTIFASA